The region AGCCCCTCGATGGAGCGGTAAAACGGTATCTGGATATCGATGGGGAGCGAGGTGGACATGCCGCTGGGGTAGACCTCCACGGTCTCCAACCCCTCCGGCTCGATGAAGGTCTGGTGGCGTTCCTTGTCGGGAAAACGCACCACCTTGTCCTCGATGGAGGGACAGTAGCGGGGCCCGACCCCCTCGATGACCCCGGCGTACAGTGGCGAACGGTCCAGGCCGGAGCGGATGATCTCGTGGGAGCGTGGGTTGGTGTAGGCGATATGGCACGGCACCTGGGGCAGGATGATGCGCTCGGTGGCGAAGGAGAACGGCGCCGGCGGGTCGTCCCCGTACTGGGGTTCCAGCCGCGAGAAGTCGATGGTCCGCCCGTCCAGGCGCGCCGGGGTGCCGGTCTTGAGCCGCCCCACATGGAAGCCGAGCTGTCCGAGCTGGTCGGAAAGCCCCACCGACGGCAGGTCCCCCGCCCTGCCGCCAGGGTAGTTGGTCAGGCCGATGTGGATCAGGCCGCGCATGAAGGTGCCGGTGGTCAGGACGACCGTCGTGCCGAGAAAGCGGATGCCGGCGCGGGTGTCCACACCGCGCAGCTCCTCACCCTCCAGGTAGAGCCCGGTCACCTCCCCCTGCTTGAGGTACAGGTTGTCCTGCTGCTCCAGCACCCGCTTCATGCGCAGCCGGTAAAGCTGCTTGTCGGCCTGGGCGCGGGAGGCGCGCACCGCGGGTCCCTTGCGGGTATTGAGGATGCGGAACTGGATGCCGGTGGCGTCGATGTTCCGGGCCATCTCCCCCCCCAGGGCGTCGATCTCCTTCACCAGGTGCCCCTTGGCGAGACCGCCGATGGCCGGGTTGCAGGACATGAGCGCCACCGCGTCCAGATTGATGGTCAAAAGCAGTGTGGAACAGCCCATGCGGGCTGCCGCCAGGGCGGCCTCGCAGCCGGCATGGCCGGCCCCGACCACGATCACGTCATATATGGTTTCATAGCAGTGCATCAATATCCTCCCTGAATCCGTGACGCCGGAATGCCGCAGTATCCGGAAGAACCGGAGCCTGCACGCCGCCGTGTCGTGCCAGCCCGCTCACGCGGCCCGCCCCCTCGCGGTGCCACAAACCCCTAAAACGCGGCGGCAGAGACCATCCGGGCCAGCGGAGGTGGTGAGACGCCACAGGTTCAAATCGTCGCCATGTTTCACGTGAAACACGCCTGAATCCGTGATGCCGGAAAGCCGCAGTATCCGGAAGAGCCGGGACCGCACGCCGCCATGTCGTACCAGCCCCGTCACCTGGCCCGTTCCCCGTCCGATGCCGCAAACTCTCAAAGCGCAACGGCAGAGGCCTTCCGGGCCAGAGAGACAGGGAGGCGTCACGGTTCCAGGCTCTCACCATGTT is a window of Geobacter sp. FeAm09 DNA encoding:
- the mnmG gene encoding tRNA uridine-5-carboxymethylaminomethyl(34) synthesis enzyme MnmG codes for the protein MHCYETIYDVIVVGAGHAGCEAALAAARMGCSTLLLTINLDAVALMSCNPAIGGLAKGHLVKEIDALGGEMARNIDATGIQFRILNTRKGPAVRASRAQADKQLYRLRMKRVLEQQDNLYLKQGEVTGLYLEGEELRGVDTRAGIRFLGTTVVLTTGTFMRGLIHIGLTNYPGGRAGDLPSVGLSDQLGQLGFHVGRLKTGTPARLDGRTIDFSRLEPQYGDDPPAPFSFATERIILPQVPCHIAYTNPRSHEIIRSGLDRSPLYAGVIEGVGPRYCPSIEDKVVRFPDKERHQTFIEPEGLETVEVYPSGMSTSLPIDIQIPFYRSIEGLERVEIMRPAYAIEYDYVDPIQLRASLETKLIRNLYHAGQINGTSGYEEAAGQGLMAGINAALRVKGRDPLVLGRSEAYIGVMIDDLVTLGTKEPYRMFTSRAEYRLLLREDNADMRLREKGHAVGLVRDELYGSFLRKREMIAAEHERICSGRLAMNDRELEFLARHGLGDIQKGTTLEQLLRRPEITYGELAEFDDVSRETSPEVREQVEIQVKYQGYIERQLEQVERAHKLEGTQVPEDLDYFSINGLTTEVREKLARNRPGTLGQASRIPGVTPAAISVLSIALKTRSGKQSGREAGTEGS